The following are encoded together in the Halopseudomonas salegens genome:
- a CDS encoding glycosyltransferase, protein MKRYKVLQLQLDFNVKQHSFADLAEQIVLALPTDEFEVVSGYLCGKPESGEPASKAERSVYFDFDSKSLRGLRIRALWKLYRYCKAEQFDLIIANRFKPISMLLILRKWLGNCLCIGIFHRIGDLERPYRQRQISRYGRRGWTFVGVSEAVRAHLVDYQCGFTPDNTTAITNAIDIDEAVALQVSREEARTRLGLSRDAVIIGAVGRLVPVKGHSTLIDAFDKIRDRYPDAQLAIIGEGRERAELESRIHERGLAGRVHLIGFRADALRYVQAFDIWAMPSWNEGLGLALLEGMSGSLPVIASDVPAMRPLIEGAGGIGFPPGDVDALSRALENYLALTAAERKELGEKSFSYVTRHHSIQAYHQAYLGLVRTTLKAKSVEIKNAC, encoded by the coding sequence ATGAAAAGGTATAAAGTGCTGCAACTGCAGCTTGACTTCAACGTCAAACAGCATTCATTTGCAGACTTGGCGGAACAGATTGTGCTGGCCCTGCCCACGGACGAGTTTGAGGTTGTGTCGGGTTATCTGTGTGGAAAACCGGAGAGCGGTGAACCTGCAAGCAAAGCCGAGCGCTCGGTGTATTTTGATTTTGATAGCAAGAGCTTGCGCGGATTAAGGATCAGAGCCTTGTGGAAGCTTTACAGGTACTGCAAGGCCGAGCAGTTTGACCTGATCATCGCCAATCGTTTCAAACCAATCAGCATGCTGCTGATATTGCGGAAATGGCTCGGCAACTGTCTGTGTATCGGGATTTTTCATCGGATAGGTGATCTCGAGCGCCCATATCGCCAGCGCCAGATCAGCCGATATGGGCGGCGTGGCTGGACGTTCGTTGGCGTCTCTGAAGCTGTGCGTGCCCATCTTGTCGATTACCAGTGCGGCTTCACCCCTGACAACACCACGGCAATCACCAATGCCATTGATATTGATGAAGCCGTTGCTTTGCAGGTGTCGCGTGAAGAGGCCAGAACCCGTCTTGGCCTGTCTCGGGATGCGGTGATTATTGGCGCTGTAGGTCGTCTGGTACCGGTCAAGGGCCACAGCACCCTGATTGATGCTTTCGATAAAATCAGGGACAGATACCCCGACGCTCAACTTGCAATTATTGGCGAGGGCCGTGAAAGGGCCGAGCTGGAGAGCAGAATACATGAACGGGGCCTGGCCGGTCGGGTGCATCTGATCGGTTTTCGTGCCGATGCGTTACGCTATGTCCAGGCGTTTGATATCTGGGCGATGCCGTCCTGGAATGAAGGTCTGGGCCTGGCGTTGTTGGAGGGGATGAGTGGCAGTTTGCCGGTTATAGCCTCCGATGTGCCGGCCATGCGCCCATTGATTGAAGGGGCGGGTGGAATTGGATTCCCACCGGGCGATGTTGATGCCTTGTCCCGAGCTCTGGAAAACTACCTGGCGTTGACTGCTGCCGAGCGGAAAGAATTGGGTGAGAAGTCCTTTTCTTATGTGACCCGTCATCATTCGATACAAGCCTACCATCAAGCCTACCTTGGCCTGGTCAGGACAACGCTGAAAGCAAAGTCTGTCGAGATAAAAAATGCCTGTTAA
- a CDS encoding O-antigen ligase family protein, whose product MPVNAVRNFPATRYFSWALIVFLAAFVVLPSSKAVNNIYYIFFALPALLLLVAGRWSGATPSLLSALLAAMFSWLLISGLYVDGHVSKDLLYVGIFCLAVYLWVDPGIFDSALLRRSLFWGLVLYVLASVAIYFFSGDYVPGQRVVELPNRLAGSILTSMLIVCFLGLLLPLLLARMSYVELVLAILSAFLVIGFILQSRSGLVGMLVVLAVVFGCFGYKAAWLKRLLLLMLAVAMAGLFVWLLKSSAVAAELLTREDSGRFELWREYWLAWQSCGWFFGCGFTIEDSVIIRENYEIYHPHNIFLTFGFYGGLSTLTLFLLTACCALVVSWRRRDPWFGYLLLALIMLMFDGGSPLGSPDELWLLVWLPIMMIAARERVSIMRDRPDHRIIENQGVQY is encoded by the coding sequence ATGCCTGTTAATGCTGTCAGAAATTTTCCGGCTACCCGTTATTTCAGCTGGGCATTGATCGTATTCCTGGCAGCCTTCGTCGTGTTGCCGAGCAGCAAGGCAGTCAACAATATTTACTATATTTTTTTCGCTCTGCCTGCACTGCTGCTGCTTGTCGCCGGTCGATGGTCAGGAGCAACGCCCAGTCTGTTGAGTGCACTGCTTGCGGCCATGTTTTCGTGGCTGCTGATCTCCGGGTTGTATGTCGATGGGCATGTTTCCAAGGACCTTCTGTACGTAGGCATTTTTTGCCTGGCTGTTTATTTGTGGGTTGATCCCGGGATTTTCGACAGTGCCTTGTTGCGCCGTAGTCTGTTTTGGGGGTTGGTGCTGTATGTACTTGCCTCGGTTGCCATTTATTTTTTCAGCGGTGATTACGTTCCAGGTCAGCGGGTAGTCGAACTGCCCAATCGCCTGGCCGGCTCCATCCTGACCAGCATGTTGATAGTGTGCTTTCTGGGCTTGCTCTTGCCTTTGTTGCTGGCAAGGATGTCGTATGTCGAGCTTGTTCTGGCCATCCTGTCGGCTTTTCTGGTTATCGGTTTTATTCTGCAAAGCAGATCCGGCCTGGTAGGCATGCTCGTTGTGTTGGCGGTCGTTTTCGGCTGTTTTGGATATAAAGCTGCCTGGTTGAAACGGCTGCTGCTGCTGATGCTTGCTGTCGCAATGGCGGGGCTTTTTGTCTGGTTGCTGAAAAGCTCTGCTGTGGCAGCCGAGTTGTTGACCCGTGAAGACTCGGGGCGCTTTGAGTTGTGGCGTGAATATTGGCTGGCCTGGCAGTCCTGTGGCTGGTTTTTCGGCTGTGGTTTTACCATTGAAGACAGCGTTATCATCCGGGAAAACTACGAAATCTATCACCCGCACAATATATTTTTGACCTTCGGTTTTTACGGCGGCTTGTCGACCTTGACGCTTTTCTTGCTGACGGCCTGTTGCGCGCTGGTTGTATCATGGCGTCGGCGTGATCCCTGGTTTGGTTATTTGCTTCTGGCTTTGATCATGCTCATGTTTGATGGTGGCTCGCCGCTCGGTAGTCCTGATGAACTATGGTTGTTGGTATGGCTGCCCATTATGATGATTGCCGCGCGAGAGAGAGTGTCGATAATGCGTGACCGGCCGGATCATCGAATTATTGAGAATCAGGGGGTGCAGTATTGA
- the pseB gene encoding UDP-N-acetylglucosamine 4,6-dehydratase (inverting), giving the protein MFNNKTILVTGGTGSFGNTFVPMTLEKYNPKKIIIFSRDEMKQWDMAKKYQDDPRLRFFIGDVRDKERLYRALDGVDFVVHAAATKIVPTAEYNPFECVKTNVIGAMNLIDACIDKGVQGVVALSTDKASSPINLYGATKLTSDKLFVSGNAYSGEHGTRFSVVRYGNVMGSRGSVIPFFMSIRDKGVLPITDERMTRFMISLEQGVELVWHAFEDMVGGEIYVKKIPSMKVTDLAHVVAPEARQDVIGIRPGEKLHEQMISAEDSYYTYEYPEHFKILPVINNWSECANRIKDGKKVPEGFVYSSDNNQEWMSQADLQAWIDANREKIGSI; this is encoded by the coding sequence ATGTTCAACAACAAGACGATTCTGGTAACCGGTGGTACCGGCTCCTTCGGCAATACCTTCGTGCCAATGACGCTGGAAAAGTACAATCCGAAGAAAATCATCATTTTCTCGCGGGATGAAATGAAACAGTGGGATATGGCAAAGAAGTACCAGGATGATCCGCGGCTGCGTTTTTTCATCGGTGACGTGCGTGACAAGGAGCGGCTGTATCGCGCCCTGGACGGGGTTGATTTTGTTGTGCATGCGGCGGCCACCAAGATTGTACCTACCGCTGAGTACAACCCTTTCGAGTGTGTAAAGACCAACGTCATCGGTGCCATGAACCTGATTGATGCCTGTATCGATAAAGGTGTTCAGGGCGTGGTGGCTCTATCCACCGACAAGGCCAGCAGCCCGATCAATCTGTACGGCGCGACCAAGCTGACGTCAGACAAGTTGTTTGTCTCCGGTAACGCCTATTCAGGTGAACATGGCACACGATTCTCTGTCGTGCGATATGGCAATGTCATGGGTTCACGCGGTTCGGTCATTCCCTTTTTCATGTCGATCCGGGACAAAGGCGTGTTGCCGATTACCGATGAGCGCATGACCCGCTTCATGATCTCCCTTGAGCAGGGGGTAGAGTTGGTGTGGCACGCGTTCGAGGATATGGTCGGCGGCGAAATCTACGTCAAGAAAATCCCTTCGATGAAGGTGACTGACCTGGCCCACGTGGTTGCACCGGAAGCCAGACAGGACGTCATTGGTATTCGTCCCGGCGAGAAGTTGCACGAGCAAATGATCAGTGCGGAAGACTCTTATTACACCTATGAATATCCTGAACACTTCAAGATTCTACCGGTAATCAACAACTGGTCGGAATGTGCCAATCGCATCAAGGATGGCAAGAAAGTACCTGAAGGTTTCGTTTACTCAAGTGACAACAATCAGGAGTGGATGAGTCAGGCTGATCTGCAAGCCTGGATTGACGCTAATCGAGAAAAAATCGGGAGCATCTGA
- the pseC gene encoding UDP-4-amino-4,6-dideoxy-N-acetyl-beta-L-altrosamine transaminase: MIPYGRQEITQADIDAVVRVLQSDFLTQGPMVPRFEECMAKHVGAGHALAVNSATSALHIACLALGLGSGDWLWTTPVTFVASANCGLYCGARVDFVDIDPRTYNLCPIKLAARLERAEQEGTLPKVLVAVHLCGQPCDMQAIHALARQYDFRVIEDASHAVGGKYQGEFIGSGRYSDITVFSFHPVKIITTAEGGMALTNNAELAKRMNLLRSHGITRDPELMTHSPDGPWYYQQVELGFNYRMTELQAALGVSQMERLDQFVARRHQLAERYDQLLADVPVVTPWQHADAYSGLHLYVVRLQLSEIPATHRAVFESLRAQGIGVNLHYIPVHMQPYYQRMGFGAGDFPEAERYYAEAISLPMYSGLTHEQQDQVVNALVRAVGEAQ, translated from the coding sequence ATGATTCCCTACGGGCGGCAAGAGATCACACAGGCAGATATTGATGCAGTTGTGCGTGTGCTGCAGTCCGATTTTCTTACCCAGGGCCCCATGGTGCCGCGTTTCGAAGAATGCATGGCAAAGCACGTGGGTGCCGGCCATGCGCTGGCAGTCAACAGTGCCACCTCGGCATTGCATATTGCCTGCCTGGCTCTGGGGCTTGGGTCGGGTGACTGGTTGTGGACGACCCCGGTTACCTTTGTGGCATCAGCCAATTGCGGCCTGTACTGCGGAGCCCGGGTCGATTTTGTCGACATCGACCCCCGCACGTACAACCTCTGCCCGATAAAGCTGGCGGCCAGGCTGGAACGGGCCGAGCAAGAAGGCACCTTGCCCAAGGTACTGGTCGCTGTGCACCTGTGTGGCCAGCCTTGCGATATGCAGGCGATACACGCGTTGGCCCGGCAGTATGATTTCAGGGTGATTGAAGATGCGTCGCACGCGGTGGGCGGCAAATATCAGGGCGAATTCATCGGCAGTGGCCGCTACAGCGACATTACTGTTTTCAGTTTCCATCCGGTCAAGATCATTACCACAGCAGAAGGCGGCATGGCGTTAACCAACAATGCCGAGCTGGCCAAGCGGATGAACCTGCTGCGTAGTCACGGCATTACCCGTGACCCCGAACTGATGACGCATAGCCCGGATGGGCCCTGGTATTATCAGCAAGTTGAGCTTGGTTTCAATTACCGGATGACCGAGTTGCAAGCGGCATTGGGTGTCAGTCAGATGGAGCGCCTGGATCAATTTGTTGCCCGTCGCCATCAGTTGGCCGAGCGATATGATCAGCTGTTGGCCGATGTGCCGGTGGTTACCCCCTGGCAGCATGCGGATGCCTATTCCGGTTTGCATTTATACGTGGTTCGTTTGCAACTGAGCGAGATACCGGCAACCCACAGAGCGGTTTTCGAGTCTTTGCGAGCGCAGGGCATAGGCGTGAACCTGCATTACATTCCGGTGCATATGCAGCCTTATTATCAGCGCATGGGCTTCGGTGCCGGGGACTTTCCAGAAGCCGAGCGCTACTACGCTGAAGCAATCAGCTTGCCCATGTATTCCGGGCTGACCCATGAACAGCAAGATCAGGTTGTCAATGCGCTGGTTCGGGCCGTTGGTGAAGCGCAATGA
- a CDS encoding LbetaH domain-containing protein, whose product MIVSPGVETLQKLVAHQIHNLFFLSATESAALDRVLPAVLQKTEVCFRGSSNKYYTKDGQTFFSVYHSGQYCIFLYFLAREVFLDRSASRDLADKVYYLNKALNSLDLYYEVEMPPVFHLDHPLGAVLGRAVYGMNFTFSQQCTVGNNKGVYPCIGDNVQMLSGSKILGHCHIGDNVVLAANAYVKDTDIPPDSIVFGSSPDLTIKARKAE is encoded by the coding sequence ATGATTGTGTCGCCTGGTGTTGAAACCCTGCAAAAGCTGGTCGCCCACCAGATCCATAACCTGTTTTTCTTGTCAGCAACGGAATCAGCTGCGCTGGATCGTGTTTTACCGGCAGTGCTGCAAAAAACCGAGGTCTGTTTCAGGGGCTCAAGCAACAAGTACTACACGAAGGATGGCCAGACATTCTTCTCTGTCTACCATTCAGGGCAATATTGTATTTTCCTGTATTTTCTTGCTCGCGAGGTATTTCTTGACCGCTCTGCCAGCAGAGACCTGGCTGACAAGGTCTATTATCTCAACAAAGCACTGAACAGCCTGGATTTGTACTACGAGGTTGAAATGCCCCCCGTGTTTCATCTCGATCATCCCTTGGGCGCTGTGCTCGGGCGGGCGGTATACGGCATGAATTTCACGTTCTCCCAACAGTGCACGGTAGGTAACAACAAGGGGGTCTACCCGTGCATCGGCGACAACGTCCAGATGCTGTCCGGCTCGAAGATCCTGGGCCATTGCCATATTGGTGACAATGTTGTGCTGGCGGCCAATGCCTACGTCAAAGATACCGACATTCCGCCTGACTCCATCGTATTCGGGTCTTCACCGGACTTGACCATCAAAGCAAGGAAAGCAGAGTAA
- the pseF gene encoding pseudaminic acid cytidylyltransferase yields the protein MRLAVIPARGGSKRIPRKNIKLFCGKPMLAWSVEAALQSGCFDQVIVSTDDDEIADVATRLGATVPFMRPEELSDDFTGTLPVIRHAVEWFQQHGYSVEQACCIYATAPFISPEDIQRGLERLQRDACDYAFSVTSYAFPVQRAIVINTLGEVEMLYPEHFNTRSQDLPEAYHDAGQFYWGKASAWLNEKPIFGPGAVPVVLPRHRVQDIDTAEDWHRAEWMFKAMHHHEQ from the coding sequence ATGCGGCTGGCAGTCATTCCTGCCCGGGGCGGCAGCAAGCGAATTCCCAGAAAGAACATCAAGCTTTTCTGTGGAAAACCCATGCTTGCCTGGTCTGTTGAGGCAGCGCTGCAGAGCGGATGCTTTGATCAGGTTATCGTCTCTACGGATGACGACGAGATTGCAGACGTGGCGACACGGCTGGGCGCTACGGTGCCATTTATGCGGCCTGAAGAGCTGTCAGATGATTTCACTGGCACGCTGCCCGTTATCCGGCATGCTGTCGAATGGTTCCAGCAGCATGGCTATTCGGTTGAACAGGCCTGTTGTATCTACGCGACGGCACCCTTTATTAGTCCTGAAGATATCCAGCGCGGCCTCGAAAGGCTGCAGCGCGATGCCTGCGACTATGCTTTTTCCGTTACCAGTTATGCTTTTCCGGTTCAGCGCGCCATAGTCATCAATACGCTGGGCGAGGTGGAAATGCTCTATCCGGAGCATTTTAATACGCGTTCGCAGGACTTGCCGGAGGCGTATCACGATGCTGGCCAGTTTTACTGGGGCAAGGCATCCGCCTGGCTGAATGAAAAGCCGATTTTCGGCCCTGGGGCGGTTCCTGTGGTGTTGCCGCGACATCGTGTTCAGGATATCGATACGGCTGAAGATTGGCACCGGGCCGAGTGGATGTTCAAGGCGATGCACCACCATGAGCAATGA
- the pseG gene encoding UDP-2,4-diacetamido-2,4,6-trideoxy-beta-L-altropyranose hydrolase, whose product MRVVFRADASIQIGSGHIMRCLTLADALAARGIDCHFICREHPGHLLDAIRHKGFAVHVLPRAETGDEASSKPLAHADWLGSSQDQDAAECRRMLAELRPDWLVVDHYALDARWEGQLKPCSGKLMVIDDLADREHQCDLLLDQTLGRRADDYRALVPADSRILCGSNFALLRPEFAAWRQAGLERRKQARLRRLLVNLGGVDKDNVTARVLAALSLCELPADLRITVVMGATAPHLEQVRRVAQSMPWSTEVLVGVSNMAELMVASDLAIGAAGATSWERCCLGLPGILIVLADNQKQVALGLQQAGAVALVATDSSFSQALEDALRRLQESPELLAAMASSAADIVDGQGIARVIQQLEL is encoded by the coding sequence ATGCGTGTAGTTTTCCGGGCTGACGCCTCCATTCAGATTGGCAGCGGGCATATCATGCGTTGCCTGACACTGGCGGACGCCCTTGCAGCTAGGGGGATTGACTGCCACTTTATCTGCCGTGAGCATCCGGGGCACTTGCTGGATGCCATCAGGCACAAGGGGTTTGCAGTGCATGTTCTGCCCCGGGCGGAAACCGGTGATGAGGCCTCGAGCAAGCCGCTTGCCCATGCCGACTGGCTTGGCAGCAGCCAGGATCAGGATGCTGCGGAATGCCGGCGCATGTTGGCCGAGCTGCGGCCTGATTGGCTTGTAGTGGACCATTATGCACTGGATGCCCGCTGGGAAGGCCAGCTCAAACCCTGTTCTGGCAAGTTGATGGTTATTGATGACCTGGCTGATCGGGAGCATCAATGTGATCTGCTGCTGGATCAGACGTTGGGTCGCCGTGCTGATGATTACCGCGCCCTGGTGCCGGCGGACAGCCGGATTCTGTGCGGATCAAACTTCGCCTTGCTCCGTCCGGAATTTGCTGCCTGGCGCCAGGCTGGTCTTGAACGGCGCAAGCAGGCCCGACTACGCCGGCTGCTGGTCAATCTGGGGGGCGTGGACAAGGACAATGTCACAGCCAGGGTCCTGGCGGCGCTGAGCCTGTGCGAGTTGCCTGCAGATCTTCGGATAACGGTTGTCATGGGCGCTACAGCTCCCCATCTTGAACAGGTAAGACGTGTCGCACAGTCCATGCCCTGGTCTACCGAGGTTCTGGTTGGTGTCAGCAATATGGCTGAACTGATGGTCGCCAGTGATCTGGCTATTGGCGCGGCAGGGGCCACTTCATGGGAACGTTGCTGTCTCGGATTACCGGGTATTTTGATAGTATTGGCAGACAATCAGAAGCAGGTGGCTCTGGGCTTGCAGCAAGCCGGTGCGGTAGCGCTGGTCGCCACGGATTCGTCCTTCAGTCAGGCGTTGGAAGACGCCCTGCGACGACTGCAGGAAAGCCCGGAGTTGCTTGCTGCAATGGCAAGCTCTGCGGCGGATATTGTAGATGGCCAGGGCATAGCCAGGGTTATTCAGCAATTGGAGTTATGA
- the pseH gene encoding UDP-4-amino-4,6-dideoxy-N-acetyl-beta-L-altrosamine N-acetyltransferase, translating to MAQAPQQLIRPMQASDLETVLAWRNHPDVRDFMYTKHEITLAEHTAWFAKASRDAQRHLMIFESNEVPVGFSNLHQIAEGGIADWGFYTAPEAVKGTGRALGKAALEYAFVELGLHKVCGQALAFNQRSIRFHDNLGFQQEGVLRQQHFDGQRYHDVVCFGLLASEWQTNN from the coding sequence ATGGCGCAAGCACCGCAGCAACTTATTCGCCCTATGCAAGCGTCAGATCTTGAGACAGTTCTCGCCTGGCGCAATCATCCCGATGTGCGGGATTTTATGTACACAAAGCATGAAATCACCCTTGCAGAACACACTGCCTGGTTTGCAAAAGCGAGCAGGGATGCCCAGCGTCACCTGATGATTTTCGAGTCGAACGAGGTTCCTGTTGGCTTTAGCAACCTTCATCAGATAGCCGAGGGCGGCATCGCAGACTGGGGCTTTTACACTGCACCCGAAGCGGTAAAAGGTACTGGCCGCGCTCTGGGTAAAGCCGCCCTTGAGTACGCTTTTGTCGAGTTGGGGCTGCACAAGGTATGTGGCCAGGCGCTGGCTTTCAATCAGCGCTCCATCCGCTTTCATGACAACCTGGGTTTTCAGCAGGAAGGGGTGCTCAGGCAGCAGCACTTCGATGGTCAGCGCTATCATGACGTAGTGTGCTTTGGCCTGCTTGCCAGCGAGTGGCAAACCAACAATTGA
- the pseI gene encoding pseudaminic acid synthase, with the protein MSTHPSMHIAGRKISIEASPYIIAELSANHNGKLETARKIIAAAKKAGADAVKLQTYTADTITLDCDSEEFQIHGGLWDGKSLYELYQQAHMPWEWHKPLFDYARELDITIFSSPFDNTAVDLLEGLNAPAYKIASFEAVDLPLIRYVAGTGKPMIISTGMADAAEIQEAIEAARDGGCTDLAVLHCVSGYPAPAEDYSLRTIPDMMQRFGLVTGLSDHTLDNTTAIASVVLGAAIIEKHFTLDRNGGGPDDSFSLQPAELEALCRDSKTAWSALGQVDYGRKSSEQGNAQFRRSLYVCKPMCKGEVFTRDNVRSVRPGFGLPPKQLQQVLGKKAACDIAFGTALQTNMLASA; encoded by the coding sequence ATGTCGACCCACCCGAGTATGCATATTGCTGGCCGCAAAATCTCAATCGAGGCTTCGCCCTATATCATCGCCGAGCTTTCCGCCAACCATAACGGCAAGCTGGAAACTGCCCGCAAGATCATAGCCGCGGCAAAAAAAGCAGGCGCCGATGCCGTCAAGCTGCAAACCTACACCGCAGACACCATCACGCTTGATTGCGACAGCGAAGAGTTTCAGATCCATGGTGGCTTGTGGGATGGCAAGTCGCTGTATGAGCTCTATCAGCAAGCTCACATGCCCTGGGAATGGCACAAGCCCCTGTTCGATTATGCCCGTGAACTGGATATCACCATTTTCAGTTCGCCATTCGACAATACGGCTGTCGACTTGCTGGAAGGTCTGAATGCACCCGCCTATAAAATCGCCTCCTTCGAGGCGGTTGATCTGCCATTGATCAGGTACGTGGCCGGTACCGGCAAGCCAATGATCATCTCTACCGGCATGGCCGATGCGGCAGAAATACAGGAAGCCATCGAAGCGGCGCGCGACGGGGGATGTACCGACCTAGCTGTTCTGCATTGTGTCAGCGGTTACCCCGCACCTGCTGAGGATTACAGCCTGCGTACCATTCCCGACATGATGCAGCGTTTCGGCCTGGTGACCGGGCTGTCTGACCATACGCTGGATAATACGACGGCAATTGCCAGTGTGGTGCTGGGGGCAGCGATTATCGAGAAGCACTTTACGCTCGACCGCAATGGGGGCGGCCCGGACGACAGCTTTTCACTGCAACCCGCTGAACTCGAGGCCCTGTGCCGTGACAGCAAGACCGCCTGGTCGGCGCTGGGACAGGTCGATTATGGTCGCAAGTCCAGCGAGCAGGGCAATGCCCAGTTCAGGCGTTCGCTGTATGTCTGCAAACCAATGTGCAAGGGTGAGGTGTTTACCCGTGACAATGTGCGCAGTGTGCGTCCCGGGTTTGGCCTGCCACCCAAGCAGCTGCAACAGGTACTGGGCAAAAAAGCCGCCTGCGATATTGCCTTTGGTACAGCCTTGCAGACGAACATGTTGGCATCCGCTTAA
- a CDS encoding serine acetyltransferase: protein MDAQAQLPALAALCRRLGTGAARGACEFHDELVAVARVKDSLSGAAAHGSQPTISREIPMPTPSTISDLKDFWTSEILGKGKPFSWLRLLRRASRSNSCNCLFWLRLAQYLDTRPHRFTHSLAKRISKSLARRFGVEIMLGAEIDKGLKMDHPNAIVIYSGVRIGKNCTLRQSTTIGSVEAGNQAIMVGDNVNIGAHTCIIGSNLRIGDNVIIGAMSFINKDVPDNVTYITQKTSTIIPHQPPA, encoded by the coding sequence ATGGATGCGCAAGCGCAATTACCAGCACTTGCTGCGTTATGCAGAAGACTGGGAACAGGTGCAGCCCGTGGCGCATGCGAGTTTCATGATGAGCTTGTTGCAGTAGCCAGAGTAAAAGACAGCCTCTCAGGAGCGGCAGCCCACGGCAGCCAACCAACCATCTCACGAGAAATACCGATGCCCACGCCATCCACGATAAGCGATCTGAAGGACTTCTGGACCAGCGAAATCCTCGGTAAAGGCAAACCATTTTCCTGGCTGCGGCTGTTGCGTCGGGCAAGCAGAAGCAACTCATGCAACTGCCTGTTCTGGCTCCGTCTGGCGCAATATCTCGATACCCGCCCTCATCGCTTTACCCACTCACTGGCGAAGCGGATCAGCAAATCCCTGGCGCGTCGCTTTGGCGTTGAAATCATGCTGGGAGCGGAAATCGACAAGGGGCTCAAAATGGATCACCCGAACGCCATCGTCATTTACTCGGGCGTTCGCATTGGCAAAAACTGCACGCTTAGGCAGTCAACCACTATTGGCTCGGTTGAGGCCGGCAACCAGGCCATCATGGTGGGCGACAATGTCAATATCGGCGCACATACCTGCATTATCGGCAGTAACTTGCGCATCGGAGACAATGTGATCATTGGCGCAATGAGCTTTATCAACAAAGATGTGCCGGACAACGTCACCTACATCACGCAAAAAACCAGCACCATCATCCCACACCAGCCCCCTGCTTAA
- a CDS encoding lipopolysaccharide kinase InaA family protein, which translates to MRLLDRKSFDNWLETAEVIEQDQYGIKVMRLDDGTFLKLFRRKTLLSKNTLFPHAKRFAGNAHKLHSMGIPCPTILDLYKMRRPYRSVVHYEPLPGDTLRQVLENATPSRQVEVMSQLGSFVSRLHDLGVYFRSLHMGNIILTPQGELGLIDISDMRCLGRPLSKWMRKRNYQHLLRYAEDWEQVQPVAHASFMMSLLQ; encoded by the coding sequence ATGCGGTTATTGGATCGAAAAAGCTTTGATAACTGGCTCGAAACCGCTGAGGTCATCGAGCAGGATCAGTATGGCATCAAGGTCATGCGTCTGGACGATGGCACCTTCCTGAAACTCTTTCGACGCAAGACGCTGCTGTCGAAAAATACCCTGTTTCCGCATGCCAAACGTTTTGCCGGCAATGCGCACAAACTGCACAGCATGGGCATTCCCTGCCCGACAATTCTCGACCTGTACAAGATGCGCCGCCCCTATCGGTCAGTCGTGCATTACGAACCATTGCCGGGCGATACCTTGCGTCAGGTGCTGGAAAACGCCACACCCTCCCGGCAGGTTGAAGTCATGAGCCAGTTGGGCAGCTTCGTGTCCCGACTGCATGATCTCGGCGTGTATTTTCGCTCCCTGCATATGGGCAACATCATCCTTACGCCGCAGGGAGAGCTGGGCCTGATTGATATTTCCGATATGCGTTGCCTGGGTCGTCCCCTGTCAAAATGGATGCGCAAGCGCAATTACCAGCACTTGCTGCGTTATGCAGAAGACTGGGAACAGGTGCAGCCCGTGGCGCATGCGAGTTTCATGATGAGCTTGTTGCAGTAG